CCGAACTCGTCGGCTGGATCGCGCAGGGTGAAAAACCGGCTTCCGAATTCAGGCTCGGCACCGAGCACGAGAAGTTCCCGTTCTATCGCGACGATCTCAGCCCGGTTCCCTATGAGGGCGCTGCTGTCGGCCGCAGCGGCGGCATCCGGCAATTGCTGGAGGGCATGCAGGCACGCCTCGGCTGGGAGCCGATCCTCGATGCCGGCCACATCATCGGCCTGGCCGGTCCCGAGGGCGGCGGCGCGATCTCGCTGGAGCCTGGCGGCCAGTTCGAGCTCTCCGGCGCGCCGCTTGCAAATGTGCATGAGACCGCCAGCGAGCTCGACCAGCACCTCGCCGATGTGAAGGCGGTCGCCGAGCCGCACGGCATCGGTTTCCTGCCGCTTGGCCACTCGCCGCTCTGGACCCGCGAGCAGACGCCGATGATGCCGAAGCGGCGCTACCAGATCATGAAGAACTACATGCCGAAGGTCGGTACGCGCGGCCTCGACATGATGTTCCGCACCTGTACCGTCCAGGTGAATCTCGACTTCGCCAGCGAGGCCGACATGGTGCGCAAGCTGCGGGTCTCGCTCGCTTTGCAGCCGCTGGCCGCGGCGCTCTTTTCCGCCTCGCCCTTCAGCGAGGGCAAGCTCAACGGCTTCCAGTCGATGCGCTCCGAGATCTGGCGCGACACCGACAATGCCCGCTCCGGCATGCTGCCCTTCGCCTTCGACGAGGGCATGTCCTACGAAGCCTATGTCGACTGGGCGCTCGACGTCCCCCTGTACTTCGTCAAGCGCGGCGACACCTATCACGACGTTGCCGGCGCCTCCTTCCGTGACCTGCTCGCCGGCAAGCTCCCGCAATTGCCGGGTGAGCGCGCCACCATGTCGGACTGGGTCAATCACCTCGGCACCCTGTTCCCGGAGGTGCGGCTGAAGCGCTATATCGAGATGCGCGGCGCCGATGCCGGCCCGGTCGAGATGCTGAACGCGCTGCCGGCCTTCTGGGTCGGCCTGCTCTATGACGACGCTGCGCTCGCGGCCGCCTGGGACTTGGTCAAGGGCTGGAGCGCCGAAGAACGTCAGCAACTGCGCGACACCGTGCCGAAGGCCGGGCTCAACACCAAGATCGCGAACCGTTCGCTGCGTGAGCTCGCCCGCGAGGTGGTCGAGCTGTCGCGTGCAGGTCTCGCTCGCCGGGCTCGACTCGACGACAAAGGCCGCGACGAGGCGATCTATCTCGAGCCGGTCATCGCCATCGCCCAGAGCGGGCGCACGCTCGCCGAGCGTCTGGCAGTGCGTGAGCAGGGGGCCTGGGGCGGCAAGGTCGAGCCGGTCTTCCCGGAGCTCGCGCTGTAGGCGCTGAAGGCGAGCGGGACATTCGCCGGTGATCGCGTGTTTTGCGCTTCGGATTAACCAATCGTCCGGAGTTTTGGGCTAATCTGGCGGGTATGGAACGCTTTTCCGCCCTGGCCCTTGAATTCCTGCGCGACCGCCGCGGCGCGACTGCGCTCGAATATGGCTTCATCGCGTTCTTCGTCTCGATCGCGGCGATCGCGACGATCCGGCAGATCGGCCCGCTGCTGAACGCGAAATACGCCAGCATTCTGCCTGGCCTCCAGTAGGACACTCCTGCGCGCGCCTGTCGTGGCGCGCCGATCTTGCACGCCTGTGCTGCGGTTCTCCGTTCAGTTTTGATCGCATTTCACCACATCGCCGAAGGGTCGTGCGGCCAGGCGGGCTTTCCCAGAGACTGCAGCGACAGTCACGGGTTCTGGAGCGGTTTTTCAATCGCCCGTGCCTAGTGCCCAGCCTCGTCTCAGGCTGTCGCCTACTCCGCCGCCACCTTGAAGCTCTGCAGGTTGTCGAGGCTCTGGATGATGTGCTCGGCGAGCGCGTTGGACAGGATCGAGGGGTCGTGCCGCGTGCGCAGCAGGCCGATCTTGCAGGAGGGCAGGGTGGAGAAGCCCTCTGCCGGGCCCAGGATGCGCATGCCCGGCCGGACCGCGCTCTCCGGCAGCACCGAGACGGCCAGGCCCGCTACCACCGCGGCGCCAACCGCTGTCGAGTTCCAGCTGGCATAAAGCACGCGGAAGCGCCTTCCCTTGCTCTCCAGCGCCTCGACCGCCGCCTGACGCCAGTTGCAGGTCGGGCGGCCCAGCGCCAGCGGCAGCGGGTCTTCCTCGTGCACGCAATGGCGGGCCGAGGTCACCCAGAGCAGCGGCTCGATCCGGATGATCTCGCCCTGGCCGCGGCCTTCGACATGGGTGATGATCGCAAGGTCGATGTCGCCGCCGCCGATCCGCTCCGCCAGCATCGGCGTCGGCTCGCAGACCACCGTGACCTCGGTGCGCGGATTGGAGCGGGCGAAGCGCGCCAGGATCTCCGGCAGATAGCGGTCGGCATAGTCGTCGGGCACGCCGAGCCGGATGCGGCCCTTCAGATCTGCCTCGGTGAAGCTCGCGACGCATTCGAGGTTGAGTCGGACGATGCGGCGGGCATAGTCGAGCAGGCGCTCGCCATCCTCGGTCAGCTTGGCATGGCGTCCATCGCGGCCGAAGAGCGGGCGGCCCACCCGCTCCTCCAGCCGCTTCATCTGCATCGAAACGGCCGATTGCGTCTTGAAGACGATCTCGGCGGCGCGGGTGAAGGAACCGGTGTCGGCGATGGCGACGAAGGTCTTGAGCTGATCGGCGTCGAGCACATGGGCCATGGCCGGCCTCCTCCCAGATGTTCATCAAGATCGGTTGTGTTTAGTATCATAACCATTCGTTTGGCTGATGGCCAGCGTGGAGTTATGGTTTGGGCATTCTCCCGCCGATGCCGATTAGTCCGGTTCTGACGGGAGGCGAGTTTCCACGTCCAACCCCGAGGAGGCTGTCATGCTGGTCATGACCTTCGTCACGAAGACCTTGTCTGCCGTTTCCGGCGGCGCGGCGCGTGCTGCCGCTCATTCGGTCACGGGCACGAAAAACCTGGTGCGCGCTTTCCTGCACCGCCGCGAGGTGATGCGCCTCAGCGAGCTCGACGAGCGTGGGCTCAAGGACATCGGCCTCGTTCGCTCCGATATCGACGGCGCGCTCGCGGTCTCCTGGCTCAGCGATCCGTCGAGCGTGCTGCAGGATCGCTCGAACCAGCAGCAGGCGGCTGCCGTGAGCCGGCGAGAGGCCGGGGTTCGACGGCCCGTGGTGATCAAGGCCGCGACGCGGCCGAGTGCGAAGGACATCAAGATCGCGTGCAACGCCTGACCCCTTGGCGTGACGCGTCCCTGCGGGCGGTGGCTTCGGCTGCCGCCCTTTTTTATCCCGGAGGGTGCAGCCTGGTCTGCAATCGTTAACCGGCCTGCGCGTCACGTAACGCTTCATTCAGCAAGTTCGATCACATTTGCGCCGCATTGCGCCGAGTACGGCGCCCCAATCCCTCGCCCCGGGGTTTTCCATGCGACGCTTTCGCTTCCGCCTGCATGACCTGAGGATCCGAACCAAGATCGCCATTCCGATGCTCGTCATGGGCGCAATCGGCATCGGCTCGGCCGTCTATGGCGCGCTCGAATTCGGCAGGATCGAGAAGACCTACGCCGATCTCGTCTCGCAACGTGCCAGCGCCATTCTCGATTCGGCCCGCGCCACCGCCTCGATGGGCGAGATCGTCGGCAATCTCTACCAGGCGATCGCCTATCCCGAATTCATGAAGCAGAACGCGACCAGCATCGAGGAGGTCAAGACCGCCTACGCGGCTTCGCTGCAGGCGCTGGTCGAGGCCAAGATCAGCTTCCCGCAGCGGGCCGAGAGCTTCGACGAGCTGAGCCGCCGCCTGCAGGCGACCAAGTCCGACATCGATCAGATCGTCGCCCAGGCTGCGCGCGACGAGGATCTGCCGGCGCTCTCGATCATGTCGCAGCTCGACAAGACGATCAGCGGGATCGTCGAGGCCGCGGCCAAGCTCAATGACGAGATCAAGAAGGATACCGATGCGACGTCGGAAGCGTTGGCCGTCGATGCTCGGCGCGTCACGCTGGTTGCGATCGGGCTCAGCATCGCCGGTACCTTGCTCGGACTGATCGGCGGCGCCCTTCTGACCGCCGGTGCGATCACGCGTCCGCTGGAGCGGCTCAAGCTTCGTATGGGCCAGATCGCCGATGGCGACTACGCCGTCGAGGTCGAGGGCCAGAACCGCAAGGACGAGGTCGGCGAGATGGCGCGCGCCGTCCAGGTGTTCAAGGAGAACGGTCTTGCGGTCCAGCGTCTCGAAAGCGAGACCGAGGCCAGTCGCACCACGACCGAGCGTCAGCGTCTCGCCGCTGAAGCCGAGCGCAGTGACGCAGCTGCCCTGCAGCAGCGTCTCGCAGCGGAGCAGGCGGTCGTGGTCAAGGCCCTCGCCGAAGGGCTGACCCGGTTGTCACAGGGCGATCTCGGCGCCCGTGTCGAGGAGGAGGTCGCGGCTGATTATGTCGCGCTGCAGCAGGACTTCAATAGTGCCGTCGGCCATCTCGCGCAGACGATCGCGACGATCCAGGCGACCTCGGTCGATGTCGGCAATGCGGCGCGCGAGATCAATTCGGGCGCCGACGATCTCTCGAAGCGCACCGAGGAGCAGGCCTCCTCGCTCGAGCAGACCGCTGCCACCACCGAGCAGCTCGCCGCTTCGGTCAAGGCCTCGGCGCAGGCTTCGCGGCAGGCCGTTCAGCTCGCCAATGAAGCGACGGACGTCGCCGCGAATGGCGGGATCGTCGCCGGCCAGGCGGTCGATGCCATGGCGCGGATCGAGCAGACCTCGCGCAAGATCTCCGACATCACCTCGGTGATCGACGAGATCGCCTTCCAGACCAATCTGCTCGCGCTCAACGCCGCGGTCGAGGCGGCCCGCGCCGGCGACGCTGGCAAGGGCTTCGCCGTCGTCGCCTCGGAGGTGCGCACGCTGGCGCAGCGTTCAGCCGACGCCGCCAAGGACATCAAGGGCCTGATCGGTGAATCGGGCGTCGAGGTCGAGCAGGGCGTCGGGCTCGTCCGGGCTGCCGGCGAAGCGCTCAGCCGGATCGTCGAGGCCTCCAGGAAAGTCGCGGCCACAGTCTCCGACATCTCTGCCGCGGCGGCCGAACAGGCCAACGGCATCGACGAGATGAGCCAGACGGTCGCGCATATGGACGAGATGACCCAGCAGAATGCCGCGCTCGCCGAAGAAAGCGCGGCCTCCGCGACCTCGCTCAGCGGTCAGATCGGACGGCTCAACGAGCTTGTTGCGAGCTTCCGCACTGGCGGCGGCCCCGCTCTGGCCAATACGCAGGCCGCTGAAGATGCTTACGAGTGGGACGAGCGCCGGCGCGCCTGACGATAGCCGACATCACGGAAATTGATCGACGGCGGCCTCAAGGCCGCCGTTCGTTTATTTCTCAGGCCTTGCGCTGGCCGCCGCCGAGCATGGTCTCGAAGATCGAGCGCAGCGCGTCCTGCTGACTCGCCTGGACCTGCCGGCCATGCTCGAACATCTGGTTGAGCGCATCGAGGCCGATCGAGCCGGGGCTAGCCTCGCCCGCTGACTGGGGAGCCTGTTCCGGCTCGGGTTCGGGCGCCGGCTGGGGGCTGCTCTGCGGGGCCTGCTGCCCCTGCGCGCCGCCACCGAACATGCCGCCGAGGATCTGGCCGAAGATGTTGCCCATGTCGGCCGGCATGCCGGGCATCCCGCCGCCGAAGGGACCGCCGCCCTGCGCCTGCCCCGCTTGAGGGTTCTGCCCGCCGAAAAGCCCGCCGAGGATCTGTCCCCAGGGATTAGCTGCATTCGGCTGCGGGGCGGGGGGCTGCATGCCCGGCATCTGGCCGCGCATCATTTCGGCGAATTGGCCGAGAATGCCGCCAAGCCCCTGATTGTTCACCGATTTGAACAACCCGCCCATCAGGATCGAGGCGATCACCGGCAGCATCTGCTTCAGGATCGCCTGGCCGACGCCGCTGGTCGCCGCCGCCTGCGCCGCGACGGCATTGGCGACCTCCTTCGAGCCGAAGAGCTGGCTCATCACGTCCTGGCCCATCGGCATCGCCCGGTCGGGAATGCCGTCGCCGTCGCTGTCATACATCTGGCCGAAGGGCGTCGCGGTCATCATCTGGGCGAGGTTGCCGAAGGCGTAGGGGTTCTGGGTCTGGCGCTGCAGCCCCATCGAGAAGGCGGGCAGCAGCGCGTCGAGCGCCGCCTGCGTCTGCTGCATCGAGAGCCCGTATTGCCGCGCCAGGTTCTGCATGGCCTGGCCGTTCTGGGCCGACTGCATCATCTCGAACAGGTTCATCATGGCGCGCTCCCTGGCGGGACCAGCCCGCTCATCCACCGGGAAACGATAGCAGCCGCCTGCCATCAGGCAAGCGACGACCTTGCCGCGGCTTGCGCTGCGCCTTCGAGCCGGGCGATGCCACGATAGGCGGCAACGAGCGCGATGATGCCGAACAGCACCGCGCCCAGAGCCGCGCCGGCGAGCGCGCCCTTGGGACCTGCATACTGCGCGCCCAGCCAGGCGAGCGGCACCGTGCCGAGCGTGGCCCGGCCCCAGCTGAACAGCGTCGAGTAGAACGGCATGCCGAGATTGTTGAAGGCGGCATTGGCGACGAAGAGCGCGCCGACGAAGAGCCACATCGGCCCGGCGATCAGGCAGAAGAAGGCGACGAGCTCGGCCGTCTCGCCGCCGGTGCCGAACAGCGCGGCGATCTGGTGGCGCAGCAGTGCCAGCAACACCGCCACCACCGCGACATAGGCCGCAGCAAAGCCGAACGCATCGGTCAGCGCCCGGCGCATCCGGTCATAGCGCTGTGCGCCCCAGTTCTGGGCCAGGATCGGCCCGACCGCGCCCGACAGCGCGAACAGCACGCCGAAGGCGACCGGCACCAGCCGGTCGATGATCGCGCTCGCCGCGATCGCCTGGTCGCCGAAACGGGCGATGATGCCGAAGAAGCAGGCATTGGCGATCGGGTTGGCGAGATTGGTCAGGATCGCCGGCGCCGCGATCGCGAAGGTTGGCCCGACATCGCGGCGCAGCGCCGCCAAGCTCGGGCGCGCGATCATCTTGTGGACGCCGATCACGCTCTGGAAGCCGATGACCAGGAAGACGATGCGCGAGAACACGGTAGCCCAGGCGGCGCCGTCGGGACCGAGGCCAAGGCCGAAGATCAGCATCGGGTCGAGCCCCGCGGTGACGATGCCGCCGGCCAGGGTGACATACATCGCCCGCTTGGCGTCGCCGACCGCGCGCAGGATGCCGGACAGCCCCATGCCGAGCGCCATCAGCGCATTCGAGGGCAGGGTGATCCACAGGAACGAGGTGGCGACGGCCAGCGATTCGCCGTGGGCGCCGAGCTTGGGCAGCAGCCAGGGCAACAGTGGCAGCATCAGCAGGCTGACGGCTAGGCCGCAGATGGTCATGGCTGTCAGCGTCGAGCCGGCCATCCGGCGCGCGCCCTCGCGGTCGCCGGCGCCGAGTGCCCGTGCCGTCAGCGCGGCAACCGCGATCATCAGCCCGACATTGATGGAGACCATCAGGTAGAGCACGATCGTGGCGTAGCCGACGCCCGCCGTCGCTTCGGGCCGGCCGAGGCGCGAGACATAGAGCAGCGACAGGAAGTCTACGACGAAGATCGCGACCAGGCCGACCGAGGCGGTCGTGGTCATCACCGCGACATGGCGCAGCGTCGAGCCCGAAACGAAGACAGCCTGTTGCGGCTTTTGCGGTGCGTTCACTCGGCCGGCTCCCCGACCCCGCCGACCGCGACCTCGGCGCCGCCATCCTCGATGACGTCCTGCGTTTCCTTGGTGAGCGGCTTCGACTTGCTCTTCGGAGCGACGATAGGCTCGGGCGTGACGCGCGGCACCTTGTCGATCCCGGCGGCGATGCCCTCGCTGAACTGGATCTCCATGCGCTGCGCGTCGCGGTCGCGCACATGCTCGATCACGAAGCCGGCCTCCTCATAGCTGAGGCCGAGCGCCTCCAGCGTCACCCGGCCGAAGCCGAGCGCCGATTCGAAGGTCTCGCGCATCTGGTAGTCGACGTCGGCGCGCATCAGGTCCATCGCATGGACGCGGTCATAGGCGCGGGCATGGATGCGCGCGGCCGGGAATTCGACCTTGGCCATCTCGACGATGCGCAGCGCCGCCTGCCGATCGTCGATGCAGACGCAGATCACCTTGGCCTTGCCGGCGCCGGCGGCGCGCAGGACGTCGAGCCTGGTGCCGTCGCCATAATAGATCTTGAAGCCGAACTTGTTGGCCGAGCGGATCCGCTCGATATCGGAATCGATGATGGTGACGTCGAGATGCTGCAGCAGCAGCGCCTGCGTCACCACCTGGCCGAAGCGGCCGAAGCCGATCACCAGCACCGAGGGCGCCACCCCGTCGAAGGTCTCCTCGATCTCCTCGGCCGGCGGCGCGTGGGCGGCGAGCCAGATGTCGATCAGCTTGGCGGCGACCGGTCCGATGAGCATGCTGAGCGCGGCGATCGCTGTCGCCAGCGCGCCCTGCTTCTCGTCGAGCAGGCCGAGCGAGGCGGCGAGCGGCAGCAGCACGAAGGCGAACTCGCCGGCAGGGGAGAGCAGGGCGCCGGCGCGGATCGCCTCGGTGGTCGAGGAGCAGGACGCCCGCAGGATCGCCGCCGCCGCCGCGATCTTGAACAGCACCAGCAGCGGGGCCGCCAGCGCCAGCAGCAAGGCGTTCTCGGCGACCAGCTTCAGGTCGATCGACATGCCGACCGCCATGAAGAACAGGCCGAGCAGCACGCCGCGGAACGGCTCGATATCGGCCTCGAGCTCGTGCCGGAAATGCGAATCCGCCAGCAGCACGCCGGCGAGGAAGGCGCCCATCGCCATCGAGAGCCCGACCTGCTCCATCAGCAGCGCAGCGCCGAGCACGACGAGCAACGCGGCCGCGGTCATCACCTCCTTGGCGCCGGTCTTGGCGAGCAGCCGGAAGAACGGGTTCAGCGCATAGCGGCCGGCGAGCACGACGACTGCGATGGCGAGCAAGGCAAGGCCGAGGCCCGTCAGCGCCTTGGTCGAGCCGCCGCCATGGGCGGCCTCGGTCGTCGCCAGCAGCGGCAGCAGCGCCAGCATCGGCGCGATCGAGATGTCCTGGAACAGCAGGATGGAGAAGGAGCGCCGGCCATAGGGTTCGGCGCCGTCGCCGCGCTCTTCGAGCAGTTGCAGCGCGATCGAGGTGGCGGAGAGAGCAAGCGCCAGCCCGACGGCCAGCGCACCGGCAGGACTGAGCCCGAGCTTCCAGGCGACGGCGCCGATCACCGCGGCGCTCAGCAGCATCTGCGCGAAGCCGGCACCGAGAATGTCCTTGCGCATCGAATAGAGCCGCGCCGGCTGCAATTCGAGCCCGACCAGGAAGAGCAGCAGCACGACGCCGATCTCGGCGGTGCCGCGGATCGCATCGGGGTCCTTGATCACGGCGAGCGCCGAGGGGCCGATGGCGATGCCGGCTGCCAGATAGCCCAGCACCGCCGACAGGCCGAAGCGGCGGAACAGCGGCACCGCTACCACCGCCCCTGCGCAGAAGGTCAGGATCGGCGGCAGATAGCTGGCATGCGAGGCGGCATCGGCCATGCAGGAACTCGTGCTGAAACGAAGGGGCCGTGCGTAAGGCAGATGGCCGGATGCGTGCAATGTAGGGCCTATCCCTGCATCCTGCGAGGGGCTGCCGCGCATAGCCTACGGCACTGCGTCGTCGGGCTTCCTTGACATCGCCGGCGCCAGACAGAAAAGAAGGCGCGATCCCTTCGGAACCAGCACCCCAGTGACCGCCAAGCCGCCGCTCGACATCCTGCTCTGTGCCCCGCGCGGCTTCTGCGCCGGCGTGGTCAGGGCGATCGACGCCGTCGAGAAGGCGCTGGCTCTGCACGGCGCACCGGTCTTCGTGCGCCACGAGATCGTGCACAACAAATACGTGGTCGAGTCGCTGAAGCGGAAGGGCGCGGTCTTCGTCGCCGAGCTCTCCGAGGTGCCCGATGCGACCCGGCCGGTGATCTTCTCGGCCCATGGCGTGCCGAAATCGGTGCCGGCGGAGGCTGAGGCACGCCAGTTCTTCGCCATCGACGCGACCTGCCCGCTGGTCACCAAGGTGCATCGCGAGGCCGAGGTCCATCACAAGCGCGGCCGGCACATCCTGCTGGTTGGCCATGCCGGCCATCCCGAGGTGATCGGCACGATGGGGCAATTGCCGGACGGCGCGATCACGCTGATCGAGACGCTCGAGGACGTCGCCCGTCTGACCCCGCCCGAAGGGCGGGACCTCGCCTATGTCACGCAGACCACGCTCTCGGTCGACGACACCCGCGAGATCGTGCAGGGCCTGCAGGCGCGTTTTCCCGCGCTGATCGCCCCGCACAAGGAAGACATCTGCTACGCCACCACCAACCGTCAGGAGGCGGTAAAGCGCGTCGCGCCGCTGGTCGACGGGCTGATCGTGGTCGGCTCGCCCAACTCCTCGAACTCGCAGCGCCTGCGCGAGGTCGCCGAGCGGGCCGGCTGCCCGGTTTCTCGCCTGGTGCTGCGCACCAACGAGATCGACTGGTCGCTCTTCGGCGGGATCCGACGCCTCGGCATCACCGCCGGCGCAAGCGCGCCCGAGGTTCTGGTCGAGGAGATCATCGACGCCTTCGCCGAGCGCTACGAGGTCACGGTCGAGACCGTCTCGACCGCCGATGAGAGCGTCTTCTTCCCGCTGCCGCGCGAATTGCGCGAGCCGACCCCGAACGCAGCAGAGTAAAGAGCGCGTGGCCGTCTATACCGAAGTGCCCGATGACGAGATGGCTGCCTTCGTGGCCCGCTACGGCATCGGCGACCTGCTCTCCGCCAAGGGCATCGCCGAGGGGGTCGAGAATTCGAACTACCTCGTCCACACGACGCAGGGCTTCTACATCCTCACCCTCTACGAGAAGCGGGTGAATCCGGCCGACCTGCCGTTCTTCATCGAGCTGATGCAACATCTCGCCAGGCGTGGGCTGAATTGCCCGGTGCCGGTGCTCGACCAGTCCGGCCAGGCGCTCGGCACGCTCTCCGGTCGCCCTGCGGCGATCGTCAGCTTCCTCGACGGGCTCTCGGTGCGCCGCCCCGGTGCCGGCCATTGCGGCGAGGTCGGGCGCGCGCTCGCTCTGCTGCACCGGGCCGGCGCGGACTTCGCGATGACACGCGTCAATGCGCTCTCGGTGCCGGGCTGGCGCCCGCTCGCCGAGCAGGCCGGGGCCGACGCCGACAAGGTCTCGCCCGGGCTGGCGCGGCGGGTCATGGCCGAGATCGCGGTGCATGAGGCCGGCTGGCCCAAAGACCTTCCGGGCGGCGTCATCCATGCCGATCTCTTCCCGAACAACGTCTTCTTCATCGGCGAGAAGCTGTCGGGCGTCATCGACTTCTATTTCGCCTGCACCGACGCCTATGCCTACGACCTCGCCATCTGCCTGAATTCCTGGTGCTTCGAGGTCGATTCCTCGTTCAACCTGACCAAGGGCCAGGCGATGCTCGCCGGCTATGAGAGCGTGCGCCCGCTGGGTGAAGCCGAGGTCGCGGCCCTGCCGGCGCTCTGCCGCGGCTCGGCACTGCGCTTCCTGCTGACAAGGCTGGTCGACTGGCTGAACGTGCCGCCGGGCGCGCTGGTCAAGCCGCATGATCCGCTCGAATACGACCGCAAGCTTGCCTTCCACCAGCGCGTCTCTGATGCACGCGAATATGGGCTGCGCCGATGACCGACCCCGTCGAGGTTTGGACTGACGGCGCCTGCTCGGGCAATCCGGGCCCCGGCGGCTGGGGCGCGATCCTGTCCTACAAGGGCAAGGAGCGCGAGCTCTCCGGCGGCGAGGCGCTGACCACCAACAACCGCATGGAGCTGATGGGCGCGATCTCGGCGCTGGAGACGCTGACCCGGCCCTGCACCGTCGCGCTCCACACCGACAGCCAGTATCTGCGCCAGGGCATCACCAGCTGGATCCATGGCTGGAAGAAGAACGGCTGGAAGACCGCCGACAGGAAGCCGGTCAAGAACGAGGAGCTGTGGAAGCGCCTCGACGCCGCGCTGAAGCAGCACAAGATCGAGTGGAAATGGGTCAAGGGCCACGCCGGCGACGAGATGAACGAGCGCGCTGACGCGCTGGCGCGCGCCGGCATGGCGCCGTTCAAGCCGGGGCGCTGAGCGGGCGGCGGATTGCTACCCTAAGGGCAGTTGTGGGTCGGAGGCAGAGATTGGGGCCTCTGATCAGTCTCGTGCCCCACGTGGAAGAGGCCTTCCCGTTATGGCTGTGACGTAACCCTCGCTCCAATGATCCTTCCCAATCTCATAGGGGTCGATCACGAAGCCTTCTCGTGCGTCGCGGAAGCCCTCTAGCACTGCGGTCCGTGCTTGAGCCTGTTGGGCGTCGGCCAACGATGCGTAAACACCAATGAGCTTGCTGTCGGTCTCGCCTTCCCCGAGATCATGCGTGTGGAAGAGCAGAAATACGTTCGCCATCTACGCATGCCCGGAAGCGGAGTATCGCAACCGCGTATCATGTCGTGAAAGCAGCGTCAGCTATAGACCGGAGGCGGGATCATCAGACCGGTATCCCGTTCTCTCCTGTGACATAGCTAAGTGCCTCCTCAGCGCCAGCCCAGCCCCGGCGCGACATGCTTCAGGATCGCCTCGATGACATGGGCGTTGTAGTCGACGCCGAGCTGGTTCGGCACCGTCAGCAGGAGCGTATCGGCCTCGGCGATCGCCTCGTCCCGCTTCAGCTCGTCGATGAGCTTGTCGGGCTCGGCCGCGTAGCTGCGCCCGAAGATCGCGCGCGTGCTGTCGTCGATATAGCCGATCGAATCGTCGCTCTCATTGCCGCGGCCGAAATAGGCGCGGTCGCGCTCGTCGACCAAGGCGAAGATGCTGCGACTGACCGAGACGCGCGGCTCGCGCGTGTGACCGGCCTCTTTCCAGGCCTGCCTGAAGAGGCGGATCTGCTTGGCCTGCTGGATGTGAAAGGGCTCGCCGCTCTCGTCGGTCTTCAGCGTCGAGCTCTGCAGGTTCATGCCACGCTGCGCCGCCCAGATGGCGGTGGCGTCGGAGGAGGCGCCCCACCAGATGCGCTCGCGCAGACCTTCGGAATAAGGTTCCAGCCGCAGCAGGCCCGGCGGATTGGGGAACATCGGTCGCGGATTGGGTTGCGCGAAGCCCTCGCCGCGCAGCACGTCGAGGAAGACCTCGGCATGGTGGCGCGCCATGTCGGCGTCGCTCTGCCCCTCCGCCGGCTGGTAGCCGAAATGGCGCCAGCCATCGATGACCTGCTCGGGCGAGCCGCGGCTGATGCCGAGCTGCAGCCGCCCGCCGGCGATCAGGTCGGCCGACCCCGCATCCTCGGCCATATAGAGCGGATTCTCGTAGCGCATGTCGATGACGGCGGTGCCGATCTCGATGCGCCTGGTCCGGGCGCCGACCGCGGCCAGCAGCGGGAAGGGCGAGCCGAGCTGGCGCGCGAAATGATGCACCCGGAAATAGGCGCCGTCCGCGCCCAGCTCCTCGGCTGCGACGGCAAGGTCGATCGACTGCAGCAGCGTGTCGCCCGCCGTGCGGGTCTGGGATTGCGGCGAAGGGGTCCAGTGTCCGAAGGACAGGAAGCCGATCTTTTTCATCGCGTGACGCCTATGAACCACCAAATGCGCGGAGCCGGCCCGCGACAGGAAAACGCCCGAGCGGCCATCACCGCCGGGC
This genomic interval from Bosea sp. 29B contains the following:
- a CDS encoding LLM class flavin-dependent oxidoreductase, producing the protein MKKIGFLSFGHWTPSPQSQTRTAGDTLLQSIDLAVAAEELGADGAYFRVHHFARQLGSPFPLLAAVGARTRRIEIGTAVIDMRYENPLYMAEDAGSADLIAGGRLQLGISRGSPEQVIDGWRHFGYQPAEGQSDADMARHHAEVFLDVLRGEGFAQPNPRPMFPNPPGLLRLEPYSEGLRERIWWGASSDATAIWAAQRGMNLQSSTLKTDESGEPFHIQQAKQIRLFRQAWKEAGHTREPRVSVSRSIFALVDERDRAYFGRGNESDDSIGYIDDSTRAIFGRSYAAEPDKLIDELKRDEAIAEADTLLLTVPNQLGVDYNAHVIEAILKHVAPGLGWR